CGGTGATTTCGGTGGGCGCCGGAACCATCGGAGCGACCTGCTCGGAGTAGCTCGGCGTCGGTTCGGATTCCGGCGACGGACCGGACATGGTCTCCTGCTGGATCTCCGGGTTGACCACGATCGCGAAGGTGTTCACCGACAGTGCATCGTCGAGGGCGCCGATCGCGTTCAGCAGCGGCAGCCGGCTGCGCTGTTCGATCATCCCGCGGGTGAACTCGTTGGGGACCTCCAGGTAGAAGGTGCCGGCCATGATGCCCTTGGGTTCCACCAGGCTGAGGAAGCCGTAGAGCTGCGGGGTGATCCGATCGTCCGTCTCGAGCTTGCCGAGCACGTCCTGCCACGCCGCAGCTATGGACTCTTCGCCGCCTGCCATCGTTCCCCGTCTTCGTCTGTATTGCGGATGCCGTCAGCCCGACGAGGGGACACGTCGACCCCCGATGACTTTCGTCGGGTTGGCGGCTTCGGATGCCGCCGGTGGGTATTCACAGAGTTATCCACCGCTGTGTGAGAAATACCGTAGCGATCTCCGGCCAGAATTGGCATGGCCTGGGGATAACTTTCGACCTCACGGTAACTTGTCCACAGAACCCCGATCAAATCCGATCGGGGGCATATGACGGCGCGTCGGACCGGTCTTCCCTGCCAATACCGTGCATAATCAGTGGATTTAACTCGATCGGTTTGACCTGATCCCTGCCGAGGCCGTAGTTTTAATCAGTTGTCTGCAGCCGTTCGGGCTGCCCTGAAACTTTCCTGGCGTTCGGTGCTGGCCGATTCCTCTCGGCACCGGCCTGTGAAGAGATCACCCACACGGAGATAGATATGAGCAAGAGAACGTTCCAGCCGAACAACCGCAAGCGCGCGAAGACCCACGGTTTCCGCCTCCGGATGCGCACCCGCGCAGGCCGGGCGATCCTCGCGGCCCGTCGCCGCAAGGGTCGCGAGACGCTCTCGGCCTAGCCGCTCCGGTGCTCGCGAAAGCCAATCGCATCACGCGGGGGGCGGACTATCGGGCGACCGTGCGTCGCGGTTCTCGCTCCACCGGAGCGTCCACCGTCACGTACATCCGTCCGAACCCCGACTCCAGCGTGGTGCGATTCGGCTTTATCGTGAGCAAGTCGGTCGGCAATGCCGTCCGTCGCAACCTCGTCCGGCGCCGGCTCAAGGCGGCCGCCTACGAGCTCCTCCCCCGGTTCTCTCCTGGT
This region of Leifsonia sp. fls2-241-R2A-40a genomic DNA includes:
- the rpmH gene encoding 50S ribosomal protein L34, encoding MSKRTFQPNNRKRAKTHGFRLRMRTRAGRAILAARRRKGRETLSA
- the rnpA gene encoding ribonuclease P protein component translates to MLAKANRITRGADYRATVRRGSRSTGASTVTYIRPNPDSSVVRFGFIVSKSVGNAVRRNLVRRRLKAAAYELLPRFSPGSPGDAGVDVVVRALPASAQAPWASLHEELLRASARLTSRSHTSKGSVSP